A window of the Cheilinus undulatus linkage group 21, ASM1832078v1, whole genome shotgun sequence genome harbors these coding sequences:
- the samd14 gene encoding sterile alpha motif domain-containing protein 14 isoform X1, producing MSAGLEDTDSVFDLNEAIPETELLDNSIQKGRAQLSVKTRRHRPSRSRYRDSVSSTEGDDSLERKDSPLHSARSPLQLAIRGNSPSPDSLLSVRSPAFSFDTSIGRRSPEDEREPLAAPPRGRYHQLTNATSQEALVTPNSSPSRSCPSPDCSRVYMRRSRRPDSEVLVSDSSRDTSPADSGSPTVIFDKKTKRRFLDLGVTLRRSYIRVRKDKSNRLSVGSREPSESPSRSSGSFVPFSWFTEGRGSLSSTGTPPCSPKITPLSSPRPCKSHSQESALSEEFSPPHTSSSTSPPVDSSSRSSHPYHTLSQSSDEPLDEPSCPVSLWTTQQVCQWLQGLNMEQYVPEFSAKDIDGRELLQMDGTKLKGLGVLSSSDRSVIKRRIKEIQTAAEKERKALDKMEKQKEKQRRKDQEQRRN from the exons ATGTCTGCCGGCCTGGAAGATACAGACAGTGTGTTTG ATCTGAACGAGGCGATCCCAGAGACAGAGCTGCTTGATAACAGCATCCAGAAAGGCCGAGCCCAGCTATCTGTCAAAACCCGGAGGCATCGCCCCTCTAGGTCCCGGTACCGTGACAGTGTGAGCTCAACAGAGGGTGACGACAGCCTGGAGAGAAAG GACAGCCCCTTACATTCTGCCCGCTCACCTCTCCAGCTCGCCATACGAGGCAACTCCCCGTCTCCTGATTCGCTCCTGTCTGTTCGAAGCCCCGCCTTCTCGTTTGACACTTCAATT GGGCGTCGCTCTCCAGAGGATGAAAGAGAACCATTGGCTGCTCCTCCACGGGGGCGGTACCACCAGCTGACCAATGCCACATCTCAGGAGGCTCTGGTGACCCCCAACAGCTCCCCCTCCAGGTCCTGCCCCTCTCCTGACTGTTCCCGTGTCTAcatgaggaggagcaggaggccTGACAGTGAAG tgttgGTTTCTGATTCAAGTCGAGACACGAGCCCAGCTGATTCAGGCAGTCCCACTGTCATCtttgacaagaaaacaaagagacGCTTTCTTGACCTGGG GGTGACTCTCAGACGTTCATACATCAGGGTGAGGAAAGATAAATCCAACAGGCTCTCTGTGGGCAGCAG AGAGCCGTCTGAGAGTCCGTCTCGCTCTTCAGGATCCTTCGTTCCATTCTCCTGGTTCACCGAGGGACGAGGGTCGCTATCCTCCACTGGGACTCCCCCCTGCTCCCCCAAAATCACCCCGCTGAGCTCCCCCAGACCCTGCAAGTCGCACTCCCAG GAGTCAGCTCTCAGCGAGGAATTTTCTCCTCCTCACAcatcctcctccacctctcctCCTGTCGACTCCTCTTCCAGATCCTCCCATCCATACCACACCCTGTCCCAGTCATCTGATGAG cCTTTGGATGAGCCGTCCTGTCCAGTGTCTTTGTGGACGACTCAGCAGGTCTGCCAGTGGCTGCAAGGACTCAACATGGAGCAGTACGTCCCAGAATTCAGTGCGAAAGATATCGACGGTCGAGAGCTGCTGCAGATGGATGGAACCAAACTGAAG GGTCTGGGCGTGCTCAGTTCGTCTGATCGCAGCGTTATAAAGCGGCGCATCAAAGAAATTCAGACCGCGGccgagaaagagagaaaagctcTGGACAAgatggaaaaacagaaagaaaaacagaggaggaaagacCAAGAGCAGCGCAGGAACTGA
- the samd14 gene encoding sterile alpha motif domain-containing protein 14 isoform X2, whose product MSAGLEDTDSVFDLNEAIPETELLDNSIQKGRAQLSVKTRRHRPSRSRYRDSVSSTEGDDSLERKLAIRGNSPSPDSLLSVRSPAFSFDTSIGRRSPEDEREPLAAPPRGRYHQLTNATSQEALVTPNSSPSRSCPSPDCSRVYMRRSRRPDSEVLVSDSSRDTSPADSGSPTVIFDKKTKRRFLDLGVTLRRSYIRVRKDKSNRLSVGSREPSESPSRSSGSFVPFSWFTEGRGSLSSTGTPPCSPKITPLSSPRPCKSHSQESALSEEFSPPHTSSSTSPPVDSSSRSSHPYHTLSQSSDEPLDEPSCPVSLWTTQQVCQWLQGLNMEQYVPEFSAKDIDGRELLQMDGTKLKGLGVLSSSDRSVIKRRIKEIQTAAEKERKALDKMEKQKEKQRRKDQEQRRN is encoded by the exons ATGTCTGCCGGCCTGGAAGATACAGACAGTGTGTTTG ATCTGAACGAGGCGATCCCAGAGACAGAGCTGCTTGATAACAGCATCCAGAAAGGCCGAGCCCAGCTATCTGTCAAAACCCGGAGGCATCGCCCCTCTAGGTCCCGGTACCGTGACAGTGTGAGCTCAACAGAGGGTGACGACAGCCTGGAGAGAAAG CTCGCCATACGAGGCAACTCCCCGTCTCCTGATTCGCTCCTGTCTGTTCGAAGCCCCGCCTTCTCGTTTGACACTTCAATT GGGCGTCGCTCTCCAGAGGATGAAAGAGAACCATTGGCTGCTCCTCCACGGGGGCGGTACCACCAGCTGACCAATGCCACATCTCAGGAGGCTCTGGTGACCCCCAACAGCTCCCCCTCCAGGTCCTGCCCCTCTCCTGACTGTTCCCGTGTCTAcatgaggaggagcaggaggccTGACAGTGAAG tgttgGTTTCTGATTCAAGTCGAGACACGAGCCCAGCTGATTCAGGCAGTCCCACTGTCATCtttgacaagaaaacaaagagacGCTTTCTTGACCTGGG GGTGACTCTCAGACGTTCATACATCAGGGTGAGGAAAGATAAATCCAACAGGCTCTCTGTGGGCAGCAG AGAGCCGTCTGAGAGTCCGTCTCGCTCTTCAGGATCCTTCGTTCCATTCTCCTGGTTCACCGAGGGACGAGGGTCGCTATCCTCCACTGGGACTCCCCCCTGCTCCCCCAAAATCACCCCGCTGAGCTCCCCCAGACCCTGCAAGTCGCACTCCCAG GAGTCAGCTCTCAGCGAGGAATTTTCTCCTCCTCACAcatcctcctccacctctcctCCTGTCGACTCCTCTTCCAGATCCTCCCATCCATACCACACCCTGTCCCAGTCATCTGATGAG cCTTTGGATGAGCCGTCCTGTCCAGTGTCTTTGTGGACGACTCAGCAGGTCTGCCAGTGGCTGCAAGGACTCAACATGGAGCAGTACGTCCCAGAATTCAGTGCGAAAGATATCGACGGTCGAGAGCTGCTGCAGATGGATGGAACCAAACTGAAG GGTCTGGGCGTGCTCAGTTCGTCTGATCGCAGCGTTATAAAGCGGCGCATCAAAGAAATTCAGACCGCGGccgagaaagagagaaaagctcTGGACAAgatggaaaaacagaaagaaaaacagaggaggaaagacCAAGAGCAGCGCAGGAACTGA
- the LOC121503654 gene encoding granulocyte colony-stimulating factor-like: protein MNTFIVAAVLHVFLCSLLVQSAPISSPSDLPPAFREAAAQAKTLVEKILRDIPAVHGATVNTEGLTLDPSTQTENLQMMATTLRIPAAPVLKPLSERFTLDVCVSRMAAGSRLYQGLLGVLSESLDGLTDLQADLRDLLMNINKMKEAAQLSSSSEDQNLDFHPQGNFEVQVAIHLTLKQLRSFCHDLIRSLRAVRS, encoded by the exons ATGAACACCTTCATAG TTGCTGCAGTGCTGCACGTTTTCCTGTGCTCATTATTGGTCCAATCAGCTCCAATCAGCTCGCCGTCTGACCTTCCACCTGCGTTCAGAGAAGCAGCCGCGCAAGCGAAGACGCTGGTGGAGAAAATCCTGAGGGACATCCCAGCTGTGCATGGAGCGACTGTGAACACTGAG GGTTTGACACTTGACCCCTCTACCCAGACAGAAAACCTGCAGATGATGGCGACAACGCTACGCATACCTGCTGCACCCGTCCTCAAACCTCTGTCCGAGCGCTTCACACTG GACGTCTGCGTGAGCCGCATGGCAGCAGGAAGCAGACTGTACCAGGGGCTGCTGGGAGTTTTGTCTGAGAGTCTGGACGGGCTGACCGACCTGCAAGCTGACCTCAGAGATCTACTAATGAACATTAACAAG aTGAAGGAGGCGGCTcagctcagcagcagcagcgaggACCAGAATCTGGACTTTCATCCTCAGGGCAACTTTGAGGTCCAGGTGGCCATCCATCTCACGTTGAAACAACTCCGCTCCTTCTGTCATGACCTGATCCGCAGCCTGAGAGCCGTCAGGTCATAA